A window of the Corynebacterium minutissimum genome harbors these coding sequences:
- a CDS encoding NAD-dependent succinate-semialdehyde dehydrogenase, whose translation MPGIRVENPATGEVLETFDHITEKEALAAVDTAHEAFLSWRETPIEERAKIVTRVGELFDERKDELADIIATEMGKPISEGVEEAEFCGAIFSYYADNGPKFAADEEIPVEMDGTAYIQRRPFGVLLGIMPWNFPYYQVARFAAPNLMLGNTIILKHAEICPRSALAIQKIMDDAGVPKGVYTNVFVTHEQVEKIIEHKELRGVSLTGSERAGAAVGAIAAKNLKKAVLELGGSDPYIILDTPDVKQAAKDAWETRLYNTGQACNSNKRLIVMEDIYDEFVAELVELAKAMKPGKPEDASETVYTPLSSRGAAEKLKEQLDDAVAAGATLHVGGELVDDKSSYLSPAVLTDVPVGSDVYYEELFGPVATVFKVSSDEEALTLANDTQYGLGGCVFSKDVERAEKVAQRLEVGMSNVNTYAAEGAEVPFGGVKNSGYGRELGPYGMDEFVNKRTYFVAN comes from the coding sequence ATGCCTGGAATTCGTGTAGAAAACCCCGCTACCGGCGAGGTACTGGAAACCTTCGACCACATCACCGAAAAGGAAGCACTCGCAGCCGTCGACACCGCTCACGAGGCCTTCCTCAGCTGGCGCGAGACTCCCATCGAGGAGCGCGCCAAGATTGTCACCCGCGTTGGCGAGCTCTTCGACGAGCGCAAGGACGAATTAGCTGACATCATCGCCACCGAAATGGGCAAGCCAATCTCTGAAGGCGTGGAGGAGGCCGAGTTCTGCGGCGCTATCTTCTCCTACTACGCCGACAACGGCCCGAAGTTCGCCGCCGATGAGGAAATCCCCGTAGAGATGGATGGCACTGCTTACATCCAGCGCCGCCCCTTCGGAGTTCTGTTGGGCATCATGCCGTGGAACTTCCCCTACTACCAGGTCGCTCGCTTTGCAGCTCCCAACCTGATGCTGGGTAACACCATCATCCTGAAGCATGCAGAAATCTGCCCTCGTTCCGCGCTGGCCATCCAGAAAATCATGGACGATGCCGGTGTGCCCAAGGGTGTGTACACCAACGTCTTCGTAACCCACGAACAGGTTGAAAAGATCATCGAGCACAAGGAGCTGCGCGGCGTATCTCTCACCGGTTCCGAGCGTGCCGGCGCCGCCGTCGGCGCTATCGCCGCCAAGAACCTCAAGAAGGCAGTCCTCGAGCTCGGCGGTTCTGACCCGTACATCATCCTCGATACCCCGGACGTCAAGCAGGCAGCCAAGGATGCGTGGGAGACCCGCCTCTACAACACCGGACAGGCCTGCAACTCCAACAAGCGCCTCATCGTCATGGAGGATATCTACGATGAGTTCGTTGCCGAGCTCGTCGAACTGGCCAAGGCCATGAAACCCGGCAAGCCGGAGGACGCATCCGAGACCGTCTATACGCCGCTATCCTCGCGCGGTGCCGCCGAGAAGCTCAAGGAGCAGCTCGATGACGCCGTTGCTGCCGGCGCTACCCTGCACGTCGGCGGCGAGCTAGTAGATGACAAGTCCTCGTACCTGAGCCCTGCCGTGCTTACCGACGTCCCCGTTGGCTCCGACGTCTACTACGAAGAGCTCTTCGGCCCCGTTGCCACCGTGTTCAAGGTCAGCAGCGACGAAGAAGCACTCACGCTGGCCAATGACACACAGTACGGTCTGGGCGGCTGCGTCTTCTCCAAGGACGTCGAGCGAGCAGAAAAGGTTGCTCAGCGCTTGGAGGTTGGCATGTCCAACGTCAACACCTACGCGGCTGAGGGCGCCGAGGTGCCGTTCGGTGGCGTCAAGAACTCCGGCTATGGCCGCGAGCTGGGCCCCTACGGCATGGATGAGTTCGTCAACAAGCGCACCTACTTTGTGGCCAACTAA
- a CDS encoding histidinol-phosphate transaminase, with protein MLRSDLSSFPEYKVGKDFPDALKLSSNEVAFPPSENIIAAAADAARTTNRYQQPGSPELTNALCNYLNLPADNIFVSAGSTPILQATILACCQTGDEVIVPWRSFEAYPLYVRMAGATPVLTPLTEDYRVDLDAVLAALTDKTKLIILCNPNNPTGTVLTRGEFRAFMDRVPEDVVVLLDEAYWEYNDAPDTPDSVEEYTRYPNLLGVRTFSKAWGLAGMRVGYAVAGREIINALRLLSLPLTVTAMAEMAAVEVLKHHDELLDAVAITKAQRDRVAHELGAEQSYGNFVWLPRGDAAEVEQKILEQGVVIRRYLDEGVRVSITNEEETTQFLEAWQRAGIKPWTA; from the coding sequence ATGCTTCGCAGCGATCTCTCCAGCTTCCCCGAGTACAAGGTGGGCAAGGACTTCCCTGATGCCCTCAAGCTGTCCTCGAACGAGGTTGCCTTCCCTCCTTCAGAGAACATCATCGCCGCGGCTGCCGACGCCGCCCGCACCACCAACCGGTACCAACAGCCCGGAAGCCCTGAGCTCACCAATGCTCTGTGCAATTACCTTAACCTGCCTGCGGACAACATCTTTGTCTCCGCTGGTTCCACCCCGATTCTGCAGGCCACTATCTTGGCCTGCTGCCAAACCGGCGATGAGGTCATCGTGCCCTGGCGCAGCTTTGAGGCCTACCCCCTCTACGTGCGCATGGCCGGTGCTACCCCAGTGCTGACCCCACTGACGGAAGACTACCGCGTAGACCTTGACGCTGTGCTAGCCGCCCTCACCGACAAGACCAAGCTCATCATCCTGTGCAACCCCAATAACCCCACGGGCACGGTGCTTACCCGCGGCGAATTCCGCGCTTTCATGGACCGCGTGCCTGAAGATGTCGTCGTTCTCCTCGACGAAGCCTACTGGGAGTACAACGATGCCCCCGATACCCCGGACTCCGTCGAGGAATACACCCGCTACCCCAACTTGCTGGGCGTGCGTACGTTCTCCAAGGCCTGGGGCCTCGCCGGAATGCGCGTGGGTTATGCGGTAGCCGGCAGGGAGATCATCAACGCCCTGCGGTTACTCTCCCTTCCCCTGACGGTCACCGCCATGGCGGAGATGGCCGCGGTGGAGGTACTCAAGCACCACGACGAGCTTCTCGACGCCGTCGCCATCACCAAAGCCCAGCGCGACCGCGTCGCACACGAGCTGGGGGCTGAACAATCCTACGGCAACTTCGTGTGGCTCCCGCGCGGGGACGCCGCGGAAGTAGAGCAGAAGATCCTTGAGCAAGGAGTGGTCATTCGCCGCTACCTCGACGAAGGTGTTCGCGTATCGATCACCAACGAGGAAGAGACAACCCAGTTCTTGGAGGCATGGCAACGGGCCGGAATTAAGCCGTGGACGGCCTAA
- a CDS encoding aromatic amino acid transport family protein has protein sequence MSTTHNSPTTSSVPASELKEGEHLVGDDVVAKQRPAASTASWIITLFGTAVGAGILFLPLNAGGFGFWPLVFATVFILPLVYFSHRTYARIVAGAPKEDHGKDILELVTQYLGKGSGVIFALLYWITVFSTVLIYGVSITNAVDSFIVNQLGGPSLNRWLLATICVGIMTGGFAIGRKPMIWLAQVLVYPLIIALAVTSLYLIPRWDLQSFIHFDDGADGWGQMLKGIFLILPVLVFSFSHMAALSQFAIDMQPQYGEKTEKRVSRTELYTAILLVVFTMFFVWSCVLALGADGMNEALEQNIPVLSYFANVTGTPFMAYMAPIVVICAIVSSYFGHMLGTEEGTEYLLKTAAPQLAEKVSRRSLLNIIYLIAFVGTTLVAVFNPSIISMISVVSGVFVAFIVYIVPVYMFKKLDVYTKFRNDPWSYFVFGMGVLIMAVTIWDLL, from the coding sequence ATGAGCACCACACACAATTCCCCGACCACATCTTCCGTGCCCGCCAGCGAACTGAAAGAAGGTGAGCACCTCGTCGGTGATGATGTCGTGGCCAAGCAGCGCCCCGCTGCCTCTACTGCCTCGTGGATCATTACCCTCTTCGGCACCGCCGTGGGTGCTGGTATCCTCTTCCTGCCGCTCAACGCCGGTGGCTTCGGCTTCTGGCCGCTGGTCTTCGCCACCGTCTTCATCCTGCCGCTGGTGTACTTCTCCCACCGCACCTACGCGCGCATCGTGGCCGGTGCCCCAAAGGAAGACCACGGCAAGGACATCCTCGAGCTGGTCACCCAGTACCTAGGTAAAGGCTCTGGAGTCATCTTCGCCTTGTTGTATTGGATTACGGTCTTTTCCACCGTGCTCATTTATGGTGTCTCCATCACCAACGCCGTCGACAGCTTCATTGTGAACCAGCTCGGCGGCCCGTCGCTGAATCGCTGGCTGCTCGCCACGATCTGCGTCGGCATCATGACCGGTGGATTTGCCATCGGCCGCAAGCCCATGATCTGGCTGGCCCAGGTACTGGTCTACCCTCTCATCATCGCGCTGGCGGTGACCTCCTTGTACCTCATCCCGCGCTGGGATCTCCAGAGCTTTATCCACTTCGACGACGGCGCCGATGGCTGGGGCCAGATGCTGAAAGGCATCTTCCTCATCCTGCCGGTGCTGGTCTTCTCCTTCTCCCACATGGCGGCGCTGTCGCAGTTCGCCATCGATATGCAGCCGCAGTACGGCGAGAAGACCGAAAAGCGCGTCTCCCGCACGGAGCTCTACACCGCCATCCTCCTCGTGGTGTTCACCATGTTCTTCGTGTGGTCCTGCGTCCTTGCCTTGGGCGCGGACGGCATGAATGAGGCGCTGGAGCAAAACATTCCGGTGCTCTCCTACTTCGCCAACGTCACCGGCACACCCTTCATGGCGTATATGGCGCCCATCGTCGTTATCTGCGCCATTGTGTCCTCCTACTTCGGCCACATGCTCGGCACCGAAGAGGGCACGGAGTACCTGCTTAAGACTGCCGCGCCCCAGCTGGCAGAAAAGGTTTCGCGCCGTAGCCTTCTCAACATCATTTACCTCATCGCTTTCGTGGGCACCACGCTTGTGGCAGTCTTCAACCCCTCCATCATTTCCATGATTTCCGTGGTCTCCGGTGTGTTCGTGGCGTTCATTGTCTACATCGTGCCGGTGTACATGTTCAAGAAACTGGACGTCTACACGAAATTCCGTAACGACCCCTGGAGCTACTTCGTCTTCGGTATGGGCGTGCTCATCATGGCCGTCACCATCTGGGACCTGCTTTAG
- a CDS encoding thiamine pyrophosphate-dependent enzyme: protein MSHVGAAIAASLAAHNVPRAFLVPGESFLPVLDGLYDSPVEAIVTRQEGGASYMAEAHGKATGQPGVAMVTRGPGAANAFVGIHTAWQDATPLVLFVGLIPTSDRDRESFQEFDPKAWFGTQAKQVFVLDDPSRASRVVAEAFFQAQQGRPGPVIVGLPEDVLHQEFTGSIHPPIPVSEGALSDEHLDLLSHELSRAERPLIFAGGPRWTPEAAEKITRFAEEHRIPIIQDFRAADRVPFDSPANAGWLGYGRDSRAAQLLDDASLVIEVGAVLGDVPTDGYTLRQSPQARNIAINPDTSLRGHSVALEEHIVASPVAFANALERLNVEGADKRGKWFDTAHANHLEFATLPEPADYRPGKDGTAHMEAILAALHEQLPKDSLYTFGAGNHCIWAQQFLRSTIYPSQFSVRNGSMGYSVPAAVATKLQFPERTVVTIAGDGEYLMNGQELATALQYGAPFLIIVMSNGEFGTIRDHQKKHFPDRVSGTQLVNPDFAAVARGFGAHGELVTDDSQAPEAVARALAAIQEEGIPALINVITDQDHSLPIE from the coding sequence ATGTCACATGTCGGCGCCGCCATCGCCGCATCCCTTGCCGCGCACAATGTGCCCCGCGCATTCCTCGTTCCCGGCGAAAGCTTCTTGCCCGTCCTCGATGGGCTTTATGACAGCCCCGTTGAAGCCATCGTTACCCGCCAGGAAGGCGGCGCCTCCTACATGGCGGAGGCACACGGCAAGGCTACGGGCCAGCCTGGCGTTGCCATGGTGACCCGCGGCCCCGGCGCGGCCAACGCCTTCGTGGGCATCCACACCGCCTGGCAGGATGCCACCCCGCTCGTCCTCTTTGTCGGCCTCATCCCTACCTCCGACCGCGACCGCGAGTCCTTCCAGGAGTTCGACCCCAAAGCCTGGTTCGGCACCCAGGCCAAGCAGGTCTTCGTCCTCGACGATCCATCACGCGCCTCCCGGGTTGTGGCCGAGGCCTTCTTCCAGGCCCAGCAAGGCCGCCCCGGCCCCGTCATCGTGGGCTTGCCGGAGGATGTTCTCCACCAGGAGTTCACCGGCAGCATCCACCCACCCATCCCGGTGTCGGAGGGCGCGCTTTCCGACGAGCACCTGGACCTCCTCTCCCACGAGCTAAGCCGCGCAGAGCGTCCACTCATTTTTGCCGGCGGCCCTCGCTGGACCCCGGAGGCCGCGGAGAAGATTACTCGCTTTGCCGAAGAGCACCGCATACCCATCATCCAGGACTTCCGCGCCGCTGACCGCGTGCCTTTCGACTCCCCCGCCAATGCTGGCTGGTTAGGCTACGGACGTGATTCACGCGCGGCGCAGCTCCTCGACGATGCCTCGCTCGTCATCGAAGTCGGTGCCGTTCTTGGTGATGTCCCCACCGACGGCTACACCCTGCGCCAGTCCCCGCAGGCACGCAACATCGCCATCAACCCCGATACCAGCTTGCGCGGGCACTCAGTGGCCCTCGAAGAGCACATCGTGGCGAGCCCCGTTGCCTTTGCGAACGCCCTAGAACGCCTGAACGTAGAGGGCGCAGACAAGCGCGGTAAGTGGTTCGACACCGCCCACGCCAACCATCTTGAGTTCGCCACCCTCCCCGAGCCAGCAGACTACCGCCCCGGCAAGGACGGCACCGCCCACATGGAGGCCATCCTCGCAGCGCTCCACGAGCAGCTGCCCAAGGATTCCCTCTACACCTTCGGCGCCGGCAACCACTGCATCTGGGCGCAACAGTTCTTGCGCTCGACGATCTATCCTTCGCAGTTCAGCGTGCGCAATGGCTCCATGGGCTACTCCGTTCCAGCCGCGGTAGCCACCAAACTACAGTTCCCCGAGCGCACCGTGGTCACCATTGCTGGCGATGGCGAATACCTCATGAACGGCCAAGAGCTCGCCACCGCCCTTCAGTACGGTGCCCCCTTCCTCATCATCGTCATGTCCAACGGCGAATTCGGAACAATTCGCGATCACCAGAAGAAGCACTTCCCCGATCGTGTTTCCGGCACGCAGTTGGTCAACCCCGACTTCGCGGCCGTCGCCCGCGGCTTCGGTGCTCACGGCGAACTCGTCACCGATGATTCTCAAGCACCGGAGGCCGTCGCCCGTGCCCTTGCAGCCATCCAGGAAGAAGGTATCCCTGCACTCATCAACGTCATCACAGACCAAGACCACTCCCTACCCATCGAATAG
- a CDS encoding LysR family transcriptional regulator, translating into MVKAKYFLAVAEAGTVTAAAARLGITQPALSRQLRRFEKELDLELFVRAGSSLALSDAAHALIPTCRRLLAESARAGRSVEALRAGKIPALRVAATPTTISTLLAPFIEAAGSSIPLLTTFPMSHYDVFAALEGTADLVIAPIPPGPDVTSLPLGSVPVRAWVPPSHPLALECAGSTSVEVARLLHERLAMPSRSSVSRGVLDSFIGRAGLSLGFHVECDDTATLSALARSGQAVALMTELQPARLVGFDVVDGGKTLGGVPLVAAWSPGHYAGEEIAQIARRFRSFIEGSLR; encoded by the coding sequence ATGGTGAAGGCCAAATATTTCCTCGCGGTGGCTGAGGCTGGGACGGTGACCGCAGCCGCGGCACGCCTTGGAATAACCCAGCCGGCGCTGAGTCGGCAACTGCGGCGCTTTGAGAAGGAACTCGACTTGGAGCTTTTCGTGCGGGCTGGGTCCTCACTAGCGCTGAGCGATGCAGCACACGCCCTCATCCCGACCTGCCGCCGTCTCCTCGCTGAATCCGCGCGTGCTGGGCGGTCGGTGGAGGCCCTGCGTGCGGGCAAAATTCCGGCGCTGCGCGTGGCGGCCACGCCGACGACAATATCGACGCTTCTCGCTCCGTTTATAGAGGCCGCTGGCTCGTCGATTCCTCTGCTTACCACGTTTCCGATGTCGCACTACGATGTGTTCGCCGCATTGGAGGGCACCGCCGACCTTGTCATTGCTCCCATTCCGCCGGGGCCTGATGTGACCTCACTGCCACTGGGTTCTGTTCCCGTTCGGGCTTGGGTCCCGCCAAGCCATCCTCTGGCATTGGAGTGCGCGGGTTCGACCAGCGTGGAGGTGGCCCGCTTGCTGCACGAGCGCCTCGCTATGCCGTCGCGCAGCAGTGTTTCTCGTGGAGTGCTTGATTCCTTTATTGGAAGGGCAGGCTTGAGCCTCGGCTTTCACGTCGAGTGCGATGACACCGCAACCTTGAGTGCCTTAGCCCGCTCAGGCCAGGCCGTGGCCCTGATGACAGAGCTGCAGCCGGCGCGGCTGGTGGGCTTCGACGTGGTCGATGGTGGAAAGACTCTGGGCGGTGTGCCACTGGTGGCGGCCTGGTCCCCGGGGCACTATGCGGGGGAGGAGATTGCGCAGATTGCCCGGCGGTTTCGCAGTTTTATTGAGGGCTCTCTTCGCTAG
- a CDS encoding type IV toxin-antitoxin system AbiEi family antitoxin domain-containing protein encodes MKHGIVRGLSKGALATRVRRGEITRLAKGLYVWGRPEALELLKLLQEHRPFLKATGTTAAQVLLGETVTFPLKLASVERMPTSTFYVHSRVSVESFVTLSGIRVLNPLVAMKKVSPELGIRVFESIYSSKAGRARLDNHREALKVTPVASQRMLEQAALFTDSGAEVKVAKGLKRRGLKVECNVVIGHYTWDIVLPELKVAVEINGMKFHSQQEAWLRDHWKNNEGVLIGWLTLRYTGHCVAHHLDYVIDQIANARNPDFEKRYFKFIGFWHEGVLPPKPKPWEYSEHLGYLPPDLPEPPDFPQPPNCPS; translated from the coding sequence ATGAAACACGGCATTGTGCGCGGCTTATCTAAAGGTGCGCTTGCAACTCGGGTGCGCCGAGGAGAGATTACGCGTCTTGCCAAGGGGCTCTACGTCTGGGGCAGGCCCGAGGCATTAGAACTATTGAAGCTGTTACAGGAGCACCGGCCATTCCTTAAGGCGACAGGTACAACGGCTGCTCAGGTACTCCTTGGCGAGACTGTCACTTTTCCACTGAAGCTCGCCAGTGTGGAGAGGATGCCGACATCAACCTTCTATGTGCACTCGCGGGTGAGTGTCGAAAGCTTTGTTACCTTGTCTGGGATCCGGGTCCTTAATCCTCTTGTCGCAATGAAGAAAGTTAGTCCTGAGCTGGGAATTCGCGTTTTTGAGTCCATCTATTCCTCAAAGGCCGGGCGGGCGCGCCTGGATAATCACCGCGAAGCACTCAAGGTCACCCCTGTTGCAAGTCAACGGATGCTGGAGCAGGCCGCTTTGTTCACGGACTCTGGTGCGGAGGTCAAGGTGGCCAAGGGATTGAAAAGGCGTGGGCTCAAGGTTGAGTGCAACGTTGTTATCGGCCACTACACCTGGGACATTGTGCTCCCAGAGCTCAAAGTTGCGGTAGAAATCAACGGGATGAAATTTCATTCCCAGCAAGAGGCATGGCTGCGGGACCACTGGAAAAACAACGAAGGTGTACTGATTGGGTGGCTAACGCTGCGCTACACAGGTCATTGCGTGGCACACCACCTGGACTATGTCATCGACCAGATAGCCAATGCCAGGAATCCGGACTTTGAGAAGCGCTACTTCAAGTTCATCGGCTTCTGGCACGAGGGAGTGTTGCCGCCCAAACCAAAGCCCTGGGAGTACAGCGAGCACTTGGGGTATCTTCCGCCAGACTTGCCTGAACCTCCCGACTTCCCACAGCCACCTAACTGCCCTAGTTGA
- a CDS encoding sulfite exporter TauE/SafE family protein yields the protein MFSWLYVFIGVLILVGTICQGTIGFGLGTIATPILALIKPALVPTLILLLAFVISTTTMLKARSAVSWDIVAISSIARIPGSLLGAWAIASLSHRGLSLFIGCAVIFAMTLSSLGWSPKRTTTNIAVAGVASGFLGTSTSIGGPPMALVLKGYDPARVRGTLSGTFIIGCTISLAILGLSGQITSLQLTAAAAYLPVAIVGLIAAGYLNRFINAKVLNRIVVVVAISAALALIVEGLVAA from the coding sequence ATGTTCAGCTGGCTCTACGTCTTCATCGGTGTGCTCATCCTCGTGGGCACAATCTGCCAGGGCACCATCGGATTTGGGCTGGGCACCATCGCCACCCCTATCTTGGCGCTCATCAAACCGGCGCTAGTCCCCACGCTCATCCTCCTGCTGGCCTTCGTCATTTCAACCACGACGATGCTTAAAGCACGCTCCGCGGTGTCCTGGGACATCGTGGCTATCTCCTCCATCGCGCGCATCCCCGGCTCCCTGCTCGGCGCGTGGGCCATTGCCTCGCTTTCGCACCGCGGGCTCTCCCTCTTTATTGGCTGTGCCGTCATCTTCGCCATGACTTTGTCCAGCCTCGGCTGGTCCCCCAAGCGCACCACTACCAACATCGCGGTAGCAGGTGTGGCCTCGGGCTTCTTAGGAACTTCCACTTCCATCGGTGGCCCGCCCATGGCACTAGTGCTTAAAGGCTATGACCCCGCCCGCGTGCGCGGCACCCTGTCGGGCACCTTCATCATCGGCTGCACCATCTCGCTGGCAATCTTGGGCTTGAGCGGGCAAATCACCAGCCTGCAGCTCACCGCCGCCGCGGCCTACCTGCCGGTAGCCATCGTGGGCCTCATCGCCGCCGGCTACCTCAACCGCTTTATCAACGCCAAGGTGCTCAACCGCATTGTGGTGGTTGTAGCCATTAGTGCAGCCTTGGCGCTCATTGTTGAGGGGCTGGTTGCAGCCTAG
- a CDS encoding TIGR03089 family protein, translating into MELLQHLLSADASAPRLSVYNEADGTRMDFSAQTLENWTSKIANMLLEELDLEPDSDSRILIDLPVSWQAAVIALGALAAGVPFDVTDGAAAMQPPADEIAVVFTSPEAFSEGSGISGADTVLVTQDPFGRGVVESGGELPVGTIDFGPTVRFYGDHFYGTTTPLPELFPTDLGAERVLSPGWSDTASFQRSVLEPLAAGGSAVIVAGLCSADRLEEIADNEKVTVRA; encoded by the coding sequence ATGGAACTCCTTCAGCATCTCCTGTCCGCCGATGCCTCCGCTCCACGCCTAAGCGTCTACAACGAGGCCGACGGCACGCGCATGGACTTCTCGGCGCAAACGCTGGAGAACTGGACCTCCAAGATTGCCAACATGTTGCTGGAGGAGCTCGATCTTGAGCCAGACTCGGACTCCCGCATTCTCATCGACCTTCCGGTGTCCTGGCAGGCAGCCGTCATCGCCCTCGGCGCACTCGCTGCCGGAGTCCCCTTCGACGTCACCGATGGGGCGGCTGCCATGCAGCCGCCCGCCGACGAGATTGCCGTGGTGTTCACCTCCCCCGAGGCCTTTAGCGAAGGCTCCGGAATCTCCGGCGCCGATACCGTACTCGTAACCCAGGATCCCTTCGGGCGCGGCGTCGTGGAAAGCGGTGGTGAGCTGCCCGTCGGCACCATTGACTTTGGCCCCACGGTCCGCTTCTATGGCGATCACTTCTACGGCACTACTACGCCACTACCGGAGCTTTTCCCCACCGACTTAGGCGCTGAGCGCGTGCTCTCCCCCGGCTGGAGCGATACCGCCTCTTTCCAGCGTTCGGTACTGGAACCGCTCGCTGCGGGCGGCTCCGCCGTCATTGTGGCGGGCCTGTGCTCGGCGGACCGTTTGGAAGAGATCGCGGACAACGAGAAGGTCACCGTCCGCGCCTAG
- a CDS encoding LCP family protein: MTSPNSPRAARHIQAAPSQSAPATQHGSTPVKALVAFLSAVVLVLSGVGYFTVGKLGNDISSASNLALGNDGGFKDKGIDGAVDILLVGKDSRTDAKGNPLSEQELADLHAGVDEGEENTDTIMVIRIPNDGSRATAVSIPRDTYVHDSEFGNTKINAVFALHKSAKMEELQQENAEAEALGKKPPHTEKEMEKASTEAGRAGLISMVRTLTDVSVDHYAEVGLLGFVLLTDAVGGVDVCLNDDVDDPMSGAKFPKGRQTLQGAEGLSFVRQRYDLPRGDLDRIVRQQAYMASLTSKVLDSDTLTSPAKLNKIADAVERSVVIDNDWDIMGFVTQLAGLAGGNVTFTTIPVTSISGTGDYGESVVTIDAAEVHRFMDDLAKSQEAAEDDKKSEEAATDEAANDGEKPVAEGLNLHVLNAGTIDGMAGGIGTWLKNVGYTVERTANAQSGIYAESQVVAADANDERALALAEQLGGLPVTANEELEPDTFIVVATDDYAGPKDDSAMEQEAEADSNQVAEDQQVGTPGDDFGTAEVAPEIDAGGDGPRCVN, translated from the coding sequence GTGACTTCCCCGAACTCCCCGCGCGCCGCCCGCCATATCCAGGCCGCGCCGTCGCAGTCCGCGCCCGCCACCCAGCACGGCTCCACGCCGGTGAAGGCCCTCGTGGCTTTCCTCTCTGCAGTGGTACTCGTGCTCTCCGGCGTGGGCTACTTCACCGTGGGCAAGTTGGGCAATGACATCTCTTCAGCGTCCAATTTGGCCCTGGGCAACGATGGTGGATTCAAGGACAAGGGCATTGACGGCGCCGTGGATATCCTTCTCGTGGGCAAGGACTCCCGCACCGACGCCAAGGGCAATCCCCTATCTGAGCAGGAGCTTGCGGACCTGCATGCCGGCGTGGATGAGGGCGAGGAGAATACGGACACCATCATGGTCATCCGCATTCCCAACGACGGCTCCCGTGCCACGGCCGTGTCCATCCCGCGTGATACGTATGTGCACGACAGCGAATTTGGCAACACCAAAATCAACGCTGTCTTTGCGCTGCACAAGTCCGCGAAGATGGAGGAGCTGCAGCAGGAGAATGCCGAGGCGGAGGCCTTGGGGAAGAAGCCGCCGCATACGGAAAAGGAGATGGAGAAGGCCAGTACTGAGGCTGGCCGCGCCGGCCTGATTTCCATGGTGCGCACCCTCACTGACGTCAGCGTTGATCACTACGCCGAGGTGGGCCTGCTGGGCTTCGTGCTGCTTACCGACGCCGTCGGGGGCGTCGACGTCTGCCTCAACGACGATGTGGACGACCCGATGTCCGGCGCGAAATTCCCGAAGGGCCGCCAAACCCTGCAGGGAGCTGAAGGCCTGTCCTTCGTGCGCCAGCGCTACGATCTGCCGCGTGGCGACCTCGACCGTATCGTGCGCCAGCAGGCCTACATGGCCTCCCTGACCTCAAAGGTCCTGGATTCTGACACTCTGACCTCGCCCGCCAAGCTCAATAAGATTGCCGATGCCGTCGAGCGTTCCGTCGTCATTGACAACGACTGGGACATCATGGGTTTTGTCACCCAGCTCGCCGGCTTGGCCGGTGGCAACGTAACCTTTACGACTATTCCGGTGACCTCCATTTCTGGCACCGGCGATTACGGCGAGTCTGTCGTTACCATCGACGCGGCCGAGGTGCATCGCTTTATGGATGACCTGGCTAAGTCCCAAGAAGCTGCGGAAGACGACAAAAAATCCGAGGAAGCTGCCACGGACGAGGCCGCCAATGACGGTGAGAAACCCGTTGCTGAGGGCCTCAACCTCCACGTGCTCAACGCTGGCACGATTGACGGCATGGCCGGTGGCATTGGCACATGGCTCAAGAACGTGGGCTATACCGTCGAGCGCACGGCCAATGCGCAGTCCGGTATCTACGCCGAATCCCAGGTCGTGGCTGCGGATGCCAACGACGAGCGCGCCCTCGCTCTGGCTGAGCAGCTCGGTGGATTGCCGGTCACCGCGAACGAGGAGCTTGAACCGGATACTTTCATCGTCGTCGCTACCGATGATTACGCGGGCCCAAAGGATGACTCCGCCATGGAGCAAGAAGCTGAAGCGGATTCGAACCAGGTGGCCGAGGACCAGCAGGTAGGCACCCCGGGCGATGACTTCGGTACAGCTGAGGTGGCGCCGGAAATTGACGCCGGTGGCGACGGCCCGCGCTGCGTGAACTAA